From the genome of Rhizobacter sp. AJA081-3:
GCTTGAAGCGCGCGTTGTCGATGCCGGCGAAGTAATAGACGGTGTTGGAGTCGGGCTCCTGGCCGAGCGTCTCGAAGGCCAGCAGCGCCGAGGCCTGCGCCAGCGCCTCGATCATCAGCACGCCGGGCATCACCGGGCGCTTGGGAAAGTGGCCGTTGAAGAAGTCCTCGTTGATGGTGACGTTCTTGATCGCCTTGATGCGCAGCCCCTTCTCCAGTTCGAGCACGCGGTCCACCAGCAGGATGGGGTAGCGGTGCGGCAGCTTCTTCAGGATCTGGTGGATGTCCATCATCATGGTTGTCTCGGCGTGGTCTCGTTCTTCTCGAGGGCTCGGATGCGGTCTCGCAGGGTGTGAAGCTGGCGCAGCGTGGCCGCGTTCTTCTCCCACGACGCATTGTCGTCGATGGGAAACACGCCGCTGTACTGTCCCGGCTGGCGGATCGAGCGCATCACCACCGAGGCCGCCGAGATATGCACATGGTCGGCCAGCGTCAGATGCCCGAGCACGATGGCGCCGCCGCCCACCGTGCAATGCCTGCCGATGACTGCGCTGCCGGCGATGCCCACGCACCCGGCCATCGCCGAATGCGCGCCGATGTGCACGTTGTGGCCGACCTGGATCAGGTTGTCGAGCTTGACGCCGTCCTCGATCACGGTGTCGTCGAGCGCACCGCGGTCGATGCAGGTGTTGGCGCCGATCTCGACATCGTCGCCGATGCGCACAGCGCCGAGCTGCTCGATCTTCTCCCAGCGCCCTTCGGTGGGCGCGAAGCCGAAGCCGTCGGCGCCGATCACCACGCCGCTGTGCACGATGCCGCGCGCGCCGATGCGGCAGCCTTCGCCGACCGTCACCCGCGGCGCCAGCCGAGTGCCTTCGCCGATCGATGCGTTTGCGCCGATCACGCAGTGAGCGCCGATCTGCGCTCGCGCACCGACCACCGCGCCGGCCTCGATCACCGACAGCGGGCCGATCGACGCGCCCTCACCCACCTGCGCATCGGCGTGCACGACGGCGCTGGCATGGATGCCGGCCGGCGGCGCCGGGCGGATGTGCCGCGCCCACCACTGCGTCAGGCGGGCGAAGTAGAGGTAGGGATCGGGCGTGACGATGGCCGCGCTGCGGCCTGCCACCGCCTCGCGCAGGGCCGGCGAGACGATCACACATGCGGCCAGCGAGACGGCCAGCTGCGAGCGGTACTTCGGGTGGGCCAGGAAGGAGATGGTGCGCGCATCCGCCCCTTCGAGCGGCCCGATGCGCGAGATGAGCAGGCTGGCGTCGCCGATCAGCTCGCCGCCGAGTTGCCCGGCGATGTCACGCAGAGCAACTTCCATCTGCGCTGCCTCCGGCTTACTTGGCGCCGGCCTGGCCGTTCAGGGCCTTGATCACCTTGTCGGTGATGTCGATCCGCGGGCCGGCGAAGACGGCTTCCTGGATGATCAGGTCGTACTTCTCGCTGTCGAAGATCTGCTTCATGACCTTGTTGGCGCGCTCGACGACGGACGCAAGTTCCTCGTTCTTGCGCTGGGTCAGGTCTTCCTGGAACTCGCGGCGCTTGCGCTGGAACTCGCGGTCCTGCTCGACCAGGTCGCGCTGGCGGCGGCTGCGTTCGGCTTCGGACAGCGTGGGCGCGTCCTTGTCGAGCTTGTCGCCGGCGGCCTTGAGCTTGCCGGCCAGGTCGGCGATGTCCTTTTCGCGCTTGCTGAACTCGGTCTCGAGCTTGGCCTGGGCGGCCTTGGCCGGAGCGGCCTCGCGCAGCACCTTGTCGGCATTCACGTAGCCGATCTTCAGTTCCTGGGCCTGCGCACCCAGCGTCGCGAGCGCCAGCAAGGCTGCGCAAGCCGTCGACTTCAGGATGGAAGTATTCATTAGAACGCGGTCCCGATCTGGAATTGGAGTCTCTCGATTCTATCGTTCGGACGCTTGCGGATCGGCGTCCCGTAACTGAGCTTGAGCGGCCCCACCGGGGAGATCCAGCTCAGGCCGATGCCGGTGGATGCACGCAGGCTGTCGGCGGTGATCTTCTCGCTCTCGCCCCAGACGTTGCCGATGTCGAAGTAGCCGAACACGCGCAGCGTGCGGTCATTGCCGGCGCCGGGCACCGGCACGTACAGCTCGCTATTCAGGTTCAGCCGGCGGTTGCCGCCGATGTAAGCGCCGGTGACGTCCGGCGGGCCGAGCGAACCCTGGTCGAACGCGCGCACCGTGCCCAGGCCACCGCCATAGAAGTTCTTGAACACCGGGTAGGGCCGGCCGGCCAGGCCCTTGCCGTAACCGATCTCGCCGTTGACCGCGAAGGTGAACTGCCGCGTGATCGGCCAGTAGTGCTGGTACTGCAGGTTGGTGCGCAGGTAGCGCGTGTCGCCGGCGAAGGTCCAGTCGAAGTTCACACGCTTGTAGCTGCCCGCATTGGGCACCAGCGCGCTGTCACGCTCGTCGCGCGTCCAGCCCACCGTGATGGGGAACGAGTTGCTGATCGCGCCGAACTGCAGCCGGTAAAGGTACAGGTTGTTCGGCATCGCATTGGTGCCGCGGATCTCGGTGCGCTCGGCGCCGATGCCGAAGAACACCGTGTCGTACTCGCTGAACGGCACGCCGAAACGCACCGAGACGCCCGGCGTGACGAGCTGGTACTGCTCGCCCTGGCTGTTGATCGGCTTGGTGGTGCGGTAGAAGAGATCGAAGGCGCGCGAGATGCCGTCGATCGTGAAATACGGATCGAGCGTGCTGAGCACCAGCGTGCGGCTGGACTTGCTGGTGTTGACCTCCAGGCCCAGGTAGTTGCCCGAGCCGAACACGTTCTCCTGCTTGATCGAGGCCGTCAGCGAGAGTTTGTCGGCCGAGGAGAAGCCGGCGCCGACCAGCAGGTTGCCGGTGGGCTTTTCCTTGATGTTGATGGTCAGGTCGACCTGATCCTGAGAGCCGGCGACCTCGGCGGTGTCGACGTTGACGTCGCTGAAGTAGCCCAGGCGGTCGACACGGTCGCGCGACAGCTTGATCTTCTGCCCGTCGTACCAGGACGATTCGAACTGGCGGAACTCGCGCCGGATGACCTCGTCGCGCGTGCGGCTGTTGCCGGCCACGTTGATGCGCCGCACGTAGACGCGCCGCGACGGGTCGGCCACCAGGGTGAGCACCACGCGACCATTGGCGCGGTCGATATCCGGCCGCGCCTCGATGCGCGCAAAGGCGAAACCGAAGGTGCCGAAGCGCTCGGAGAACTCCTTGGTGGTCTCGGTCACGGCCTCGGCCCGGTAGGGCTCGCCGGGCTTGATCTTCACCAGGGTCTTGAAGTCTTCTTCCTTGCCGAGGTAGTCGCCTTCCAGCTTGACCGCTGTCACGGTGTAGGGCTGGCCCTCGGTCACGTTGATGGTGACCGTGATGTCCTGCTTGTCCGGCGAGATCGCAACCTGCGTCGAGTCGACGTTGAACTCGAGGTAGCCGCGGTTCAGGTAGTAGGCGCGCAGCGTCTCGAGGTCGGCGTTGAGCTTGGAGCGCGAGTAGCGGTCGGCCTTGGTGTACCAGTTCAGCCAGCCGCCGTCGTTCAGGTCGAACAGGCTCTTCAGCGTGCCTTCGGAGAAGACCTTGTTGCCGACGATGCGCAGTTCGCGGATCTTGGCGGCCGTGCCTTCGGTGATCGTGAAGATCACGTTGACGCGGTTGCGCTCGAGCGGCGTGACGGTGGTCACCACTTCGGCGCCGTACAGGCTGCGCGTCAGGTACTGGCGCTTGAGTTCCTGCTCGGCGCGGTCCGCCAGCGCCTTGTCGAAGGGCAGGCCCTCGCCGATGCCGAAGTCCTTCAGCGACTTGACCAGCGTCTCCTTGTCGAACTCCTTCAGGCCGGCGAAGTCGATGCCGGCGATGACGGCACGCTCCTCGACGATCACGACGACGACACCTTCGTCGATGTCGATGCGCACGTCCTTGAACAGGCCGGTGGCGAACAGCGCGCGCAGCGCGGCGGCGCCCTTGTCGTCGTTGTAGGTGTCGCCGATGCGGAACGGCAGCGAGGCGAACACCGTGCCGGCGTCGGTGCGCTGCAGGCCCTCGACGCGGATGTCCTTCAGGACGAAGGGCTCGACCGCCCAGGCCGAGCCGGACTGGAGCGCAGCGGCAAGGGCGATGCAGAGAAGGGTCGGGCGAATGGCGTGCGCGCGGCGTGGAGAAGGCATGCGTCGGGGGATCAGTGCAGGCCCAGGAGGCGGGCCACGTCGTTGTAGAGAGCCAGGGACATCATCATGAGCATGATGGCCACCCCGCCACGCTGCAGCCGGTCCAGCCACAACTCGGAGACCGGCCGCCCCGTCACACCCTCGAAAAGATAATACATCAGGTGCCCGCCATCGAGCATCGGCAGCGGCAGCAGGTTGAGCACGCCCAGGCTCACGCTGACGACGGCGAGGAAGCCCAGGTAGTAGGCCAGGCCGAGTTGCACCGACTGGCCGGCGTAGTCGGCGATCGTCAGCGGTCCGCTGAGGTTCTTCAGAGAGGCTTCGCCGATCAGCATCTTGCCGAGCATCTGCAGCGTCAGCGTCGACATCTCCCAGGTCTTGCCGGCGGCGCGCGACAGGCCCTCGAAGGCGCCGTAGCGCACTTGCACCAGTTGGGGCGGCTGGCCCGGGTAGACCTCGACGCGGCCGACGCTGGCCTTGCCGTCGCTGGCAATGTTCGGCGTCACCGTCACTTCGAGCGTCTGGCCGGCACGTTCGACACGCCAGACCATGGCCTGGGCGACACCGCTGGCGCCGCTGGCACGGATGAGGTCGCGGATGCGCGATGCGTCGTCGATCGGCTGGCCGTCGATGCTCAGCACACGGTCGCCGGCGCGCAGCCCGGCTCGCGCTGCGGGGCCGCCGGCCTTGGCTTCGCCGAGCACCGGCTCGCTGAAGGCCGGTCCCAGACCGATGCGCTTCATCAGTTGCGCATCCACCTCGCGTGCACCGAGCCCGTCGAGATCGAGAACCACCCGACGCTGGCCGCGGCCCTGGGCGTCGGTCACCATCAGATGCAGCGATTGGCCGGCGAGCACGGCCTGCGTGAGCTGCCAGCGCAGGTCGTTCATCGAGCGCAGGTCGTCCCATTGCGTGCCGTCCGCCGACCAGGCCTGTGCCCAGTCGCCGCTGCGCAACCCGGCGCGCTCGGCGACGCTGGCGGCCACGGGCGCGCCCATCACGGCCTTGGGCTCGTCCATGCCGATCCAGTGGGCGCTGGCGTAGAGCAGCACGGCGAGCAGCAAGTTGGCCACCGGCCCGGCGGCAACGATGGCGCTGCGCTGCCACAGCGGCTTGCGATTGAAGGCGCGATCGAGCTCGCCGGGTGCCACGGGGCCTTCGCGCTCGTCGAGCATGCGCACGTAGCCACCCAGGGGCAAAGCCGAGAGCACGAACTCGGTGGACTGCGGGCTGGCCTGGCGGCGCCAGATGACACGGCCGAATCCGACCGAGAAACGCAGCACCTTGACGCCGCAGGCGATCGCCACGCGGTAGTGGCCGTACTCGTGGATCACGATGAGCACGGCCAGCGTGAGGATGAACGCAGCAACGGTGATCATCTCGGCAGGCCTCTTACCAGTTGCTGCGCCTGCCTGCGGGCGCGGTCATCGAGCTCGAGCAGCCCCGGCAACGAGGCGGCCGAGTCGCTCGCCGGCACCACGGCTTCGATCGTGCCGGCATTGACCGTGTGAATCTGGTCGAAGCGGATGGTTCCCGCGAGGAACGCGGCGACCGCCTCCTCGTTGGCCGCGTTGAGTACCGCCGTGCTGCCGGGCGCCGCACGCAGTGCCTCCCAAGCCAGTGCAAGACCGGGGTAGAGCGCGTGGTCGGGCGGATGGAAACTCAGCGCGGACAGGCTGGTGAAATCGAGCTGCGACGCACCGGACTCGATGCGCTGCGGAAACGACAGGCCGTAGGCGATCGGCACGCGCATGTCGGGCGTGCCCAACTGGGCGAGCACCGAGTTGTCCCGGCACACCACCATCGAGTGGATGATGCTCTGCGGATGGATGACGACACGGATCTGCTCGGGCTGCAGCGCGAAAAGCCAGCGCGCCTCGATGACCTCGAGCGCCTTGTTCATCATGGTCGCCGAGTCGACCGAGATCTTGCGCCCCATCACCCAGTTCGGGTGCGCGCAGGCCTGGTCCGGCGTCACATCGCGTAACGTACTCGGGTCGCGACCGCGGAACGGCCCGCCCGAGGCGGTGAGCAGGATGTGGTCGATGCGCGAGGCCCAGGTGCTGCGGTCTTCGGGCAGGCACTGGAAGATCGCCGAATGCTCGCTGTCGATCGGCAACAGCGTGGCGCCGCCCTGCTTCACGGCGTTCATGAAGAGCTCGCCGCCGACCACCAGCGCTTCCTTGTTGGCCAGCAGCAGACGCTTTCCCGCCTTCGCGGCGGCCAGGCAGGCGGCCAGGCCCGCGGCGCCGACGATCGCCGCCATCACCGCGTCGACCTCCGGGTGCGCCGCCAGTTGCTCCAACGCGTCGGCGCCAGCCAGTACTTCGGTGCGCAGGCCGGCCTGCGCGAGGCGATCTCGCAGCACGCGGGCACGCGCCTCGTCGGGCATCGCTGCGAAGCGCGGCTTCCATTGCACGCACTGCGCCGCGAGTTCGTCGACGCGGCTCGCGCCGGTGAGCGCGAAGACCTCGAATCGGCCGGGGTGGCGCGCGATCACGTCGAGCGTGTTCGCGCCCACCGAGCCCGTGGAACCGAGCACGCAGACGCGAAGCGGGAGGTGGGGACGGCTCATGCGGAACTCAGGTCGAGGCCAGGGCCATCGCGATCGGGAACACCGGCAGCAAGGCGTCGACACGGTCGAGCACGCCGCCGTGGCCAGGCAGCAGGCCACTGCTGTCCTTGGCGCCGGCGCTGCGCTTGACCAGCGACTCGAACAGGTCTCCGACGACGCTCATCGCCGCGAGCAGTACCGCGCCGGCGAGCAGGCCGGGCCAGCCGAAGCGGGCATCGATGCGACTGAACAGGCTGGGCGAATCGACCGGCTGCGAGCTGTCGATCCATCGCCACACGAAGGCCAGCACAATCACGCCGGCCATGCCGGTCCAGACGCCTTCCCAGCTCTTGCCCGGGCTGATGGTTGGTGCGAGCTTGCGGCGGCCGAAGGCGCGGCCGCCGAAGTAGGCCGCGATGTCAGCCACCCAAACCAGGCAGAAGACCGAGAGGATGAAGTTGATGCCGATGCTGCGCGCGTTGGCGATGGCCAGCCAGGCCGCCCACAGCAGCAGCAGCCCCAGCACCCAGCGCAACACGACGGGGATGTGCGGCCAGCCGGCCGGGCCGCCGCGCAGCGCGAACGCGCCGCCGACGATCCAAAGGGCCGCCACCGGCCACCAGGCCCAGGCGGGTGCACGCGTGGCCCAGCCGAACCACAGCGCATCGGCACAGGCCAGCGCCAGCAGCACGCCCATGGCGATCGAGGCGCCACCGGCCTGGTTGAGGCGTCCCCATTCCCAGCCGGCCGCGCCGATCAGCACCAGCGTGAGCACGGCGAAAGGCCAGGGCGAGGCAGCGAACAGGGCGGGCAGCAACAGCGCCAGCAGCACGATGGCCGTGATGACCCGCTGCTTGAGCATGCTCAGGTCCCGGTCGCCTGCACCGGCGCGGTCTTCACCAGGCCGAAGCGGCGATCGCGCGCCGCGAAGGCGCTGATCGCCGCATCGAGATCGGTCTCGCCGAAATCGGGCCAGAGGCAATCGGTGAACACCAGCTCGGAATAGGCGAGCTGCCAGAGCAGGAAGTTGCTGATGCGCAGTTCGCCGCCGGTGCGGATGAGCAGGTCGGGGTCGGGCGCATCGCCGAAGGCCATGTAGCGGCCGAGCGTGGCCTCGTCGAGCTGGGCAGGATCGATGCCGTCGCGCATGGCCTGCTGGCAGGCCTGAACGACATCCCAGCGGCCACCGTAGGCGAACGCCACCCAGAGCGTGATGCGCGTGTTGTCGCGGGTAGCCGACTCGGCCCGGTCGCAGGCCTGGCGCAGCCGGTCGGTCAGTTGCCCGCGGTCGCCGATCATGCGGATGCGCACGCCATTGGACGCCAGCTTGGCGAGGTACTTCTCGACGGCCACCAGCACCAGCCCCATCAGAAAGGACACCTCCTCGGTGGGCCGCTTCCAGTTCTCCGACGAGAAGGCGAACACGGTGAGGTGTTCGATGCCGCGGTCGGCGCAGGCCAGCACCGTCTTGACGAGCGTGTCGACGCCGGCCTTGTGGCCGAACACGCGCGGCAGGAAGCGGCGCTTGGCCCAGCGGCCGTTGCCGTCCATCACGATCGCGACATGCCGGGGCACCACGGGATCCGGGGTCACGGAGGAGGCGTCGCGAAGGTGCATGCGGCGATCGATGTTCAGCAGGCGCGGGACCTCAGACGGCCAGGATCTCGG
Proteins encoded in this window:
- the fabZ gene encoding 3-hydroxyacyl-ACP dehydratase FabZ; translation: MMDIHQILKKLPHRYPILLVDRVLELEKGLRIKAIKNVTINEDFFNGHFPKRPVMPGVLMIEALAQASALLAFETLGQEPDSNTVYYFAGIDNARFKRPVEPGDQLVLEATLERMKSSVFKFKGRALVDGEVAVEADLTCTMRSFT
- the lpxD gene encoding UDP-3-O-(3-hydroxymyristoyl)glucosamine N-acyltransferase, whose product is MEVALRDIAGQLGGELIGDASLLISRIGPLEGADARTISFLAHPKYRSQLAVSLAACVIVSPALREAVAGRSAAIVTPDPYLYFARLTQWWARHIRPAPPAGIHASAVVHADAQVGEGASIGPLSVIEAGAVVGARAQIGAHCVIGANASIGEGTRLAPRVTVGEGCRIGARGIVHSGVVIGADGFGFAPTEGRWEKIEQLGAVRIGDDVEIGANTCIDRGALDDTVIEDGVKLDNLIQVGHNVHIGAHSAMAGCVGIAGSAVIGRHCTVGGGAIVLGHLTLADHVHISAASVVMRSIRQPGQYSGVFPIDDNASWEKNAATLRQLHTLRDRIRALEKNETTPRQP
- a CDS encoding OmpH family outer membrane protein; protein product: MNTSILKSTACAALLALATLGAQAQELKIGYVNADKVLREAAPAKAAQAKLETEFSKREKDIADLAGKLKAAGDKLDKDAPTLSEAERSRRQRDLVEQDREFQRKRREFQEDLTQRKNEELASVVERANKVMKQIFDSEKYDLIIQEAVFAGPRIDITDKVIKALNGQAGAK
- the bamA gene encoding outer membrane protein assembly factor BamA, with the protein product MPSPRRAHAIRPTLLCIALAAALQSGSAWAVEPFVLKDIRVEGLQRTDAGTVFASLPFRIGDTYNDDKGAAALRALFATGLFKDVRIDIDEGVVVVIVEERAVIAGIDFAGLKEFDKETLVKSLKDFGIGEGLPFDKALADRAEQELKRQYLTRSLYGAEVVTTVTPLERNRVNVIFTITEGTAAKIRELRIVGNKVFSEGTLKSLFDLNDGGWLNWYTKADRYSRSKLNADLETLRAYYLNRGYLEFNVDSTQVAISPDKQDITVTINVTEGQPYTVTAVKLEGDYLGKEEDFKTLVKIKPGEPYRAEAVTETTKEFSERFGTFGFAFARIEARPDIDRANGRVVLTLVADPSRRVYVRRINVAGNSRTRDEVIRREFRQFESSWYDGQKIKLSRDRVDRLGYFSDVNVDTAEVAGSQDQVDLTINIKEKPTGNLLVGAGFSSADKLSLTASIKQENVFGSGNYLGLEVNTSKSSRTLVLSTLDPYFTIDGISRAFDLFYRTTKPINSQGEQYQLVTPGVSVRFGVPFSEYDTVFFGIGAERTEIRGTNAMPNNLYLYRLQFGAISNSFPITVGWTRDERDSALVPNAGSYKRVNFDWTFAGDTRYLRTNLQYQHYWPITRQFTFAVNGEIGYGKGLAGRPYPVFKNFYGGGLGTVRAFDQGSLGPPDVTGAYIGGNRRLNLNSELYVPVPGAGNDRTLRVFGYFDIGNVWGESEKITADSLRASTGIGLSWISPVGPLKLSYGTPIRKRPNDRIERLQFQIGTAF
- the rseP gene encoding RIP metalloprotease RseP, encoding MITVAAFILTLAVLIVIHEYGHYRVAIACGVKVLRFSVGFGRVIWRRQASPQSTEFVLSALPLGGYVRMLDEREGPVAPGELDRAFNRKPLWQRSAIVAAGPVANLLLAVLLYASAHWIGMDEPKAVMGAPVAASVAERAGLRSGDWAQAWSADGTQWDDLRSMNDLRWQLTQAVLAGQSLHLMVTDAQGRGQRRVVLDLDGLGAREVDAQLMKRIGLGPAFSEPVLGEAKAGGPAARAGLRAGDRVLSIDGQPIDDASRIRDLIRASGASGVAQAMVWRVERAGQTLEVTVTPNIASDGKASVGRVEVYPGQPPQLVQVRYGAFEGLSRAAGKTWEMSTLTLQMLGKMLIGEASLKNLSGPLTIADYAGQSVQLGLAYYLGFLAVVSVSLGVLNLLPLPMLDGGHLMYYLFEGVTGRPVSELWLDRLQRGGVAIMLMMMSLALYNDVARLLGLH
- the ispC gene encoding 1-deoxy-D-xylulose-5-phosphate reductoisomerase, translating into MSRPHLPLRVCVLGSTGSVGANTLDVIARHPGRFEVFALTGASRVDELAAQCVQWKPRFAAMPDEARARVLRDRLAQAGLRTEVLAGADALEQLAAHPEVDAVMAAIVGAAGLAACLAAAKAGKRLLLANKEALVVGGELFMNAVKQGGATLLPIDSEHSAIFQCLPEDRSTWASRIDHILLTASGGPFRGRDPSTLRDVTPDQACAHPNWVMGRKISVDSATMMNKALEVIEARWLFALQPEQIRVVIHPQSIIHSMVVCRDNSVLAQLGTPDMRVPIAYGLSFPQRIESGASQLDFTSLSALSFHPPDHALYPGLALAWEALRAAPGSTAVLNAANEEAVAAFLAGTIRFDQIHTVNAGTIEAVVPASDSAASLPGLLELDDRARRQAQQLVRGLPR
- a CDS encoding phosphatidate cytidylyltransferase → MLKQRVITAIVLLALLLPALFAASPWPFAVLTLVLIGAAGWEWGRLNQAGGASIAMGVLLALACADALWFGWATRAPAWAWWPVAALWIVGGAFALRGGPAGWPHIPVVLRWVLGLLLLWAAWLAIANARSIGINFILSVFCLVWVADIAAYFGGRAFGRRKLAPTISPGKSWEGVWTGMAGVIVLAFVWRWIDSSQPVDSPSLFSRIDARFGWPGLLAGAVLLAAMSVVGDLFESLVKRSAGAKDSSGLLPGHGGVLDRVDALLPVFPIAMALAST
- the uppS gene encoding polyprenyl diphosphate synthase, translating into MHLRDASSVTPDPVVPRHVAIVMDGNGRWAKRRFLPRVFGHKAGVDTLVKTVLACADRGIEHLTVFAFSSENWKRPTEEVSFLMGLVLVAVEKYLAKLASNGVRIRMIGDRGQLTDRLRQACDRAESATRDNTRITLWVAFAYGGRWDVVQACQQAMRDGIDPAQLDEATLGRYMAFGDAPDPDLLIRTGGELRISNFLLWQLAYSELVFTDCLWPDFGETDLDAAISAFAARDRRFGLVKTAPVQATGT